A region of the Synechococcus sp. PCC 7502 genome:
ACTGCGGCAATTAGGCAGGGGAAAAGCGCATTATGGTTAATCGTACCGATTGCTAAAACTTCTAGACCAAAGATCGTTCCTGCTAAGGGAGTCCCAAAAACTGAAGCAAATCCACCACTGAGACCAGCCATTAATAAAATTCGGCGATCGCTCGATGTGAAGTTAAATATTTTTGTTAACTGATCGGCAAGGGAAGCGGCAATCTGAAGTGCAGTTCCTTCCCGACCTGCCGAACCTCCAAATAAGTGGGTTAAGATGGTTCCCAATAAAACCATTGGAGCCATCCGCAAAGGAATAATCTTTTTAGAGTTGTGAATCTCTTCTAATAAAAGATTATTTCCTGCTTCTACGGTTTTACCATAACGATAATAAAGCCAACCACTGAGGAATCCTCCCAAAGGAAGTAAGGCAATTATCCAAACATGCGATTCTCTCCAATCAGTTGCCCATTCTAGAGAAGCTAACAGAACGGCAGAACCTAGCCCCGAAAGAATACCAACAATGCAAGAAATAATAAACCACTTGCTGAGTTGGGAAAAAACAATAAACTGCCTAAGTTGATAAAGCCGTTTCATAACTTTTATATCTCTCTTGTAGCCGTTTTCCAACAAGTACGCGCTGATTTGAAAACAAAACTTTTGCTCTTAGCAAGCATTGCTTAAATAATTTTGCAATTGTTGGGCAATTTCTTGCCGATCTTGTTGACGATGATATTTGATCGCTTCAGTAAACGCCATTTTGCTTGCTTCGATCTTTCCTGTTTGTTGTAAAGCCACAGCTAAGTTTTGATATGCTTCGGCATACTGAGGATTAATTTTTAGAGCTTCAATATAGGCGGCGATCGCTCCCGTAAAATCATGGACAGACTTCCGAGCAATCCCAAGATTAAAGTAACCCGTAGCAAAATCTGGAGCAATGTCTAGGATTTTTTCATAGCAGGCGATCGCTTCGGCAAACTTAGATTCAGACTGCCAGAGGTTCCCTAGATTATTATAGGCAGGCAATTTGATCACATCCGCTACATCTAGTGCGATCGCATTTTGATAATGAGTTTTTGCTAATTCCCAGTTTTGTATATGACTGTAAGCAATGCCAAGATGATAGTTAAGCTCAAACTGCGTAGGTAAATTTTGGGGATCGGATTTCAGTATCGATAAACCTGTTTGTAATAGTGATAATCCTTGCTCGGCTGCACCAATTTCCACATACAATGCACCTAATTTACTATGGGTATAGGCATCATTGGGATCGGCGGCTAATTGCTTTTCCATTAAGCGTTGGGCAAATTCCTGCTTTTTACTCAATAATTCGGGCTTGTAACCATAGTGATGAATGGCAACTTGGGGAATAGTGATCACTTGCTGGGAATCCTGGGGATGACTTTGCATCAGAGCTTCTACAGAATTATCAATAGATTCATGATAAAAACCCGTGAAATAAATATCAAGACGGCGGCGAAATAATCTAGTAATTAAAGAATAAGGCGATCGCCCTGCCCCAATTTCCTCCCGATTAAGATTAATGGCTAGATATTCAGGATTATTTATCGCATTTTGTAAAATCGGAATAATTGCCTGTACCAAGACTTCATCGGCATCTAAAACTAAAATCCATTCTCCCCTTGCCTGCTCTAAGGAATAGTTACGGGCAGCAGCAAAATCATCACACCACTCAAACTTAAATATTTTGGCACCATATTTTTTAGCAATATTGACAGTGCGATCTCTAGAACCAGTATCAACCAAAATAATCTCATCAACAAAACCTTTGACACTTTTGAGGCAATTTGCCAGTCTTTCTGCTTCATTTTTGACAATCATGCAGAGACTCACTTTAATATGCACAGAACTTAAAGCTGTGGGTTTTGATAAATTATTAAATCCTTTACTGGTCATTGATTTTTGTTTTCAATTTCTAAAATAATATCTAAAGCCATAAAAGTAGATTAAAACAATATCACTTCGAGGCTTGTGAGCAACTGAGGTCGACTAAGGATTAAACTTCCAGACTAGCTTATCCTGAACTGACATCCTGAGTTGACAAAGGTAACACATAGATTAAACCTGAAACTATGGTTAATATCACAGCTAACCAAAATAGAGCTAAGGCATAAGGTATTTCTAGCAATAAAGCAGCGATCGCCAGAATTTGACTTACGGTTTTAACCTTACCCCATATATTTGCTCCAATAATAGTTGGTGTACTGGCATCAGGTGCGCCCCGCCATGCCGTGATCAAAATTTCCCTAGCAATGATCACAAATACAGCCCAAGCAGGAATTTGTTCTAGCTCTAGCAAAATTAGCAAAGCTGCAATTACCAGTAACTTATCGACAAGGGGATCAAGAAATTTACCAAATTCACTGACCTGATTGAGTGTGCGAGCTAAATAACCATCTAGCCAATCGGTTAAAGCCGCAATTAAAAATGCAATTGTCGCTATTTGCCGAGTCATAGTGCTGTCGTTATTGCTTAGAACCATAAAAATAATCGGGATCGATAGCAGCCGAGACAAAGTTACCCAATTGGGAATAGTGTTTAGATTAGGCATTTTCTTAAATCAAATATTTTGCTAGACTAAAAAAATCTGAAAATCTGAATACTCAAATTACGGTTGATGACTCAAATAATTGTTGGTGAAAATGAAGGGATCGAGTCTGCACTTCGCAGGTTCAAAAAGAAAATCCAAAGAGCTGGATTAATGGCAGATGTCCGTCGCTGTCAATATCACGAAACTACTATTGAAAAGCGTAAGCGCAAAGCTGAAAACGCCAGAAGAAAAGTTAGGTTTCATCGCTCTTAGGTTTCATCGCTGTTTGGAGAAGCGGGATCGGGGGATGAAGACTCCGAAGAAGCATTAATATCTCTTTTATTAGGGGAACTTCTTTGGGTGACATTCCTCACCTTCCAGCAAGCATAAATTAGTACTAAGGTACTTACGGCGGCATAGGTTCCCCCTGCTGGCATTCCTGAAATTGCTAAGGCGAGGCAACCTGCCCAAATTGTTAAGGTATATATAAATAACACTGTATCTCGCTTAGAAATTCCTGCTCTAACTAGGCGATGATGCAGGTGATTTTTATCAGGAGACATTAAGGATTCTCGTTTTAGGAGCCTGCCAAGAATGACTACTACCCCATCCACAATTGGAACAGCCAAAATCAAGTAGGGCAAAATTACTGCTGCCACTGCTGCTGTTTTCACTAAGCCAATGACACTAACTCCAGCGAGGGTAAATCCTAGATAATATGCTCCGCCATCACCCATAAAAATTTCCGCAGAGCTAAAGGGCTTAAAGTTATAACGCAAGAAACCTAAACAGCCCCCCGATAAAGCCGCTGCAATTAATGCTGCCGCAGGCTGATCCATAAATAGACTTGTGATCAGAAGTACGGCTGAGGCGATCGTAGTTACCCCTGCTGCTAACCCGTCTAAGCCATCGATCCAGTTTATGGCATTCACCATGCCCGACAACCATACCATCGTGATCGGTAAGCTCAACCAGCCAAATTTAATAATGCCAAAGAAGGGAATAGAAATAAATTCGATGCGTACTCCTACCCACCAAGCGATACCTGAAATTAGTAACTGCATAAACAGTCGAAATACGGCAGGCAGCTGAAATATATCGTCTGCTAAACCTAGAAGAAAAAATGCAACTCCGCCAATGGTTACGCCCCAGACTTCATATTCCTTGCTGGGCGGTAGGACTCCAAACCAGCCACCCCACCATACTAGTAATAAAGCACAGAGGGTACCTAAAAAGATCGAAACTCCCCCCAGCCTTACCACTGGAGTTGTGTGCATCTTGCGTTCATTAGGCTTATCGGTTAATCCTGCGATGAGTCCCAGTTTCCGCACTATGGGTGTACTAAACCAAACTACTAGGGCAGAAATGGTGAAAGCGGTAATAAAAGGGATGGCATCTTGATGGAACATCTGCTTTTGCGGTTGGATCGCTCCAAGAATGACTTTCAAAATTAATTAGTGTCAGCATATCAGAGTTTTTAGTGAAAAATAGTGATCTCAATTCTTGATCAAAGTGCCACTAACAGGCAGAGATTAGGTTATATGAGGGGCTGATCGAGATCAAAAATTATGGTTAAGATTATTGACTAAGTTTAGTAAATCGCTGCACCAATCTACTCTATGCAATCATCAAATCCTATCTTTCTTGACGCTCAAGATTTAATCCTTGCTTTATCTGAAGTGTCTATTTCTAGTCAAAAAGCGATCGCAGTGTCAGATTTAATTACCACTATTTCTGATCTTTTAACATCTAAGCAACTGGAATTACTAAGTACCACTGGCATTGACTGTGAAATTAAGCAACTAGGGAAAGAATCACAAAAGGGTAAAATCAAAATCAATATCCAGTTTATTCCAGAACCAAGAGTTGCTGAAATTAGTAATTTTTTACAAATTCCCAAAGCCAAGAAAGACAAAGTTGCTGGTTGGGCTGAAACAGTTAGACTGGCAAGCAGAACCTATGATAGTGGTAAGCGTGATCTGGCTTTCAAATTTCTCAAAACTGTATCGGCTCAAATTCAGAGTGATGAAGACAGAAAAAGACTTGATGATTTAGTAGGTAGCGAAATTAGAGATAAAAAGATTTGGGTACATTATCACTCATTAGTTTTTCAAGGGGGGAGTACAGCAATTAAACTCTAAAAAATCTAAGCACGTAAAGCTTCAAACATTTATCCCTTCAGGCTCAGACTTGGGTTTAGGACTTTTTTACAGAAAAAGTTGAAAAATCTAGGTGCTAAGGGCAAGATTTCAATCTGGTTAATACCAATCTAATAATTAAGCTCGTGATAACAACAAAATACAGTGGATTTTCTATACTATCTATACTGAATTCATGTAAGATCCCAGTGGTTAGCTGTACCACATAAAACTATATAAAAACTATGTCAGATATGATCCGCAGGCAAGTTACAGATAACCTAGAGCAACTTTTGGAAATCCTGCCAATCAGTATTAAAACCAGTATTGAGGAATATGGGCAACTTGATCAATTAGTCGAAGTGGTTATGGACTTGGGGCGATCGCCAGAAGCAAGATACTTTAATGAAACCAGATATTTATCAGAAATCCCCATTAGTCAGGCTGATTTAAATAGTTGTATCGAAAAGGTGGGTGAATTTAGTGGTGATAATCGCGCAGGTATTGAGCGCACTCTGCATCGGATTAGTGCCATGCGTAACCGTAAAGGTGTAATTGTGGGCTTAACTTGTCGGATTGGACGGGCAATTTATGGTACCAGTGCCATGATTCGCGATTTTGTGGAAACGGGTAAATCGATCTTGCTCCTAGGTCGTCCGGGCATGGGTAAAACTACAGCATTACGGGAAATTGCCAGAGTTCTTGCCGATGAAATTAATAAACGGGTTGTGATCATTGATACCTCCAATGAAATTGCTGGGGATGGTGATATTCCTCATCCTGCCATTGGGCGATCGCGGCGGATGCAAGTGGCTACACCAGAATTACAACACCAAGTCATGATTGAAGCTGTAGAAAATCACATGCCTGAAGTCATTGTCATTGATGAGATTGGCACAGAACTAGAAGCACTAGCAGCGAGAACGATCGCCGAACGAGGAGTACAGTTAATCGGCACAGCCCACGGCAACCAGTTAGCAAATTTAATTAAAAACCCAACTCTTTCGGATTTAGTCGGTGGCATTCAGTCTGTAACCCTTGGCGATGAAGAGGCACGCAGAAGAGGTACGCAAAAAAGTATTTTAGAACGTAAGGCTCCTCCCACCTTTGACATTGCGATCGAGATGACCGAGCGTTACAAGTGGATTGTCCATAAAGATGTAGCTGAAACCATTGACGGGCTTTTACGGGGAAGAGAGCCAGCTTTCCAAGTGCGAGCCGTTGACTTAGAAGGTAAGGTTAACGTTACGGAAGAAACACCAAAAATTCCTGAATTGGTGAAAAATCCGATCAGCCGAGGCTGGCGATCCACTGGACGGATGGAACCTTTGCCCCTAGATTATCCAGCACCGAGAAAAGCTGTATCTATTAAGCACAGAGAATGGACTGACGATGAACCAGAAGAAGTAAATGGAAGCTTTAATAGTTCTCCCTTTAGTAGCTCAATTACCTCAATTAATGGGTCACTGGAGTTACTGAATGTCCATAAAGAAGAAAAAGAAGGCGAATTTGCCTATATTTATCTCTATGCTGTGAGTCGCCACCAAGCAGAAGAAGTTATAGATGCTCTGCATTTACCTGTAATCTTAACCAAAGATATGGATAATGCCGATATGATCTTAACTTTGCGATCGCATATCAGACAGCATTCCAAACTTCGGCAAGTGGCGCAAACACGCTCCCTACCCATTCATGTGATTAAAAGTAGTACTATTCCCCAGATTACTAGAGCTTTTCGGCGGATGCTCCAAATTGATGAACCTAATAGTATTTCCCCAGTCAATGATCTAACTTTATTTGCCTATGGAGACTCAGAAGATGAAATGGAGGCATTAGAAGAAGCAAGATTAGCTGTGGAGCAGATTGTGATTCCTAAAGGGCAACCCGTGGAGCTTTTACCTCGTTCCGCCGAAATCCGCAAAATGCAGCACGAATTAGTTGAACATTATCATTTGAAGTCATCTAGTTTTGGTACAGAGCCGAACCGTCGTTTACGCATT
Encoded here:
- the rpsU gene encoding 30S ribosomal protein S21, with the translated sequence MTQIIVGENEGIESALRRFKKKIQRAGLMADVRRCQYHETTIEKRKRKAENARRKVRFHRS
- a CDS encoding glycosyltransferase family 2 protein, producing the protein MTSKGFNNLSKPTALSSVHIKVSLCMIVKNEAERLANCLKSVKGFVDEIILVDTGSRDRTVNIAKKYGAKIFKFEWCDDFAAARNYSLEQARGEWILVLDADEVLVQAIIPILQNAINNPEYLAINLNREEIGAGRSPYSLITRLFRRRLDIYFTGFYHESIDNSVEALMQSHPQDSQQVITIPQVAIHHYGYKPELLSKKQEFAQRLMEKQLAADPNDAYTHSKLGALYVEIGAAEQGLSLLQTGLSILKSDPQNLPTQFELNYHLGIAYSHIQNWELAKTHYQNAIALDVADVIKLPAYNNLGNLWQSESKFAEAIACYEKILDIAPDFATGYFNLGIARKSVHDFTGAIAAYIEALKINPQYAEAYQNLAVALQQTGKIEASKMAFTEAIKYHRQQDRQEIAQQLQNYLSNAC
- the pgsA gene encoding CDP-diacylglycerol--glycerol-3-phosphate 3-phosphatidyltransferase, encoding MPNLNTIPNWVTLSRLLSIPIIFMVLSNNDSTMTRQIATIAFLIAALTDWLDGYLARTLNQVSEFGKFLDPLVDKLLVIAALLILLELEQIPAWAVFVIIAREILITAWRGAPDASTPTIIGANIWGKVKTVSQILAIAALLLEIPYALALFWLAVILTIVSGLIYVLPLSTQDVSSG
- a CDS encoding R3H domain-containing nucleic acid-binding protein; amino-acid sequence: MSDMIRRQVTDNLEQLLEILPISIKTSIEEYGQLDQLVEVVMDLGRSPEARYFNETRYLSEIPISQADLNSCIEKVGEFSGDNRAGIERTLHRISAMRNRKGVIVGLTCRIGRAIYGTSAMIRDFVETGKSILLLGRPGMGKTTALREIARVLADEINKRVVIIDTSNEIAGDGDIPHPAIGRSRRMQVATPELQHQVMIEAVENHMPEVIVIDEIGTELEALAARTIAERGVQLIGTAHGNQLANLIKNPTLSDLVGGIQSVTLGDEEARRRGTQKSILERKAPPTFDIAIEMTERYKWIVHKDVAETIDGLLRGREPAFQVRAVDLEGKVNVTEETPKIPELVKNPISRGWRSTGRMEPLPLDYPAPRKAVSIKHREWTDDEPEEVNGSFNSSPFSSSITSINGSLELLNVHKEEKEGEFAYIYLYAVSRHQAEEVIDALHLPVILTKDMDNADMILTLRSHIRQHSKLRQVAQTRSLPIHVIKSSTIPQITRAFRRMLQIDEPNSISPVNDLTLFAYGDSEDEMEALEEARLAVEQIVIPKGQPVELLPRSAEIRKMQHELVEHYHLKSSSFGTEPNRRLRIYPS
- a CDS encoding KGK domain-containing protein; translated protein: MQSSNPIFLDAQDLILALSEVSISSQKAIAVSDLITTISDLLTSKQLELLSTTGIDCEIKQLGKESQKGKIKINIQFIPEPRVAEISNFLQIPKAKKDKVAGWAETVRLASRTYDSGKRDLAFKFLKTVSAQIQSDEDRKRLDDLVGSEIRDKKIWVHYHSLVFQGGSTAIKL
- a CDS encoding glycosyltransferase family 4 protein, translating into MFHQDAIPFITAFTISALVVWFSTPIVRKLGLIAGLTDKPNERKMHTTPVVRLGGVSIFLGTLCALLLVWWGGWFGVLPPSKEYEVWGVTIGGVAFFLLGLADDIFQLPAVFRLFMQLLISGIAWWVGVRIEFISIPFFGIIKFGWLSLPITMVWLSGMVNAINWIDGLDGLAAGVTTIASAVLLITSLFMDQPAAALIAAALSGGCLGFLRYNFKPFSSAEIFMGDGGAYYLGFTLAGVSVIGLVKTAAVAAVILPYLILAVPIVDGVVVILGRLLKRESLMSPDKNHLHHRLVRAGISKRDTVLFIYTLTIWAGCLALAISGMPAGGTYAAVSTLVLIYACWKVRNVTQRSSPNKRDINASSESSSPDPASPNSDET